GCCAAATGCCTCAATCATACCGGGAAACATGATGCCCCAAAAACTATTTGTCCAGTGAAGCCAGGCGCTCATGACGTACCACGGTATCACGAGCAATTCCGTCGGCACCATCATCGTGCTTAAGATGAGGACGAATATTGCTCCCCGTCCACGGAACCTGAACTTAGCCAAGGTATACCCTACGAGAGATGCAAAAAACAGTTCACTGGCGGTGACAATCACACCGACAATGATGCTGTTGCCATACCACCGGAGATACTGGGTTTGCTGAAAAATATACGTGTATGCGCTGAAATCCCATTTCTTTGGCAGAAAGTCGAAAGAGTAAAACTCCGGCAGGGACTTGAGCGACGAGAGTATCATCCACAGAAAAGGTATGGCAACAACGACAATCCCGAGCCACAAGACGATGTGAATCACAATGGCGGTTACGTTGGTCCGACTCTTCATCTACCCGCCCCCTTTAATATTCAAATGACCGATTCAGGATTCTCAACTGAACGACCGTGACAAGCAAAATCAGAACAAACAGAACAACGGTAACGGCAGAAGCGAAGGGTAGGTTGAAATTTGAAAAACCCTGGTTGTAGGTGTACACAACCATGCTAATGGTACTGTGTAACGGGCCGCCAGCCTGTGAACCGCTGCTGCCTGTCAGATTTTCAATCTGCGTAAATGTCTGCAGTGCGCCAATAACCCCCGTGACGGTCAGGAACACCAGCGTAGGGTTCAACAATGGCCAGGTGACACGCCAAAAAATCTGCCACGGTGAAGCTCCATCTATCCTCGCTGCTTCAAAATACATCTTTGGAATTGCCTCTAGTCCGGCAATAAAAATCAGCATTGCAAAGCCGGATGCCTGCCAAATAATCACGACGCTGACAGACATCAATGACTCATTCGTGCTCTGTAAGAATGATTGTGCCGGGATTCCCATCCAACCTAAAAATGCATTGATAACCCCGTTGGAAGGGTCGTACATTAAGCGCCAAACCCAGCTGATGGCAACCTGAGAAGTGATGTAAGGGAGGAAGTACACCA
The Alicyclobacillus curvatus genome window above contains:
- a CDS encoding sugar ABC transporter permease, whose protein sequence is MSLQSRRATTAYIFLAVPLLFFLGIRIAPTIYAFLMSFFKNGGTGFTLQNYQQMFTSHTFWRSLLNTLLYVVITVPCQLAIGVGLALMIGRVKRLKGFYRMVYFLPYITSQVAISWVWRLMYDPSNGVINAFLGWMGIPAQSFLQSTNESLMSVSVVIIWQASGFAMLIFIAGLEAIPKMYFEAARIDGASPWQIFWRVTWPLLNPTLVFLTVTGVIGALQTFTQIENLTGSSGSQAGGPLHSTISMVVYTYNQGFSNFNLPFASAVTVVLFVLILLVTVVQLRILNRSFEY
- a CDS encoding carbohydrate ABC transporter permease → MKSRTNVTAIVIHIVLWLGIVVVAIPFLWMILSSLKSLPEFYSFDFLPKKWDFSAYTYIFQQTQYLRWYGNSIIVGVIVTASELFFASLVGYTLAKFRFRGRGAIFVLILSTMMVPTELLVIPWYVMSAWLHWTNSFWGIMFPGMIEAFGVFLMRQFMLGIPDDLLDAARIDGMTEFNIFLRVALPQVKSSLSALGILTFLGNWNAYLWPVIIISTQGMRTLPVGISLFSTADNGGGLQWNLIMGMSTLAVIPIVLVYFIFQRQIVEGIALTGIK